From a single Raphanus sativus cultivar WK10039 chromosome 3, ASM80110v3, whole genome shotgun sequence genomic region:
- the LOC108831137 gene encoding protein CROWDED NUCLEI 4, with protein sequence MSSSDSDTRARMNLSQEVDDYIKDTIDHSLGLPISIESLQKKLLASEESHLRLRDQYLLLLSRLKEKDQVLDRVRSEASLNAQALKKFVEENQKLAEECGNLLGQCKKWERECLLYHQDRDALMEFGNEADERAREAESRVRELEEEVARMSEELQARKRHIGIEQVDNCSPLEEDLLDSVLGSLISKDENIVGRLFLEANIQDQSCQALLSKWDRLKPSTQKVLSLVSVAKKFEKERECIIQNLAKAEQEAELVSKQNRKLDKENRKLLRQQQSPLGSSEKSHKTASAKSNKRKCPKMMSSPIEKMLEFSGSPEINRKPLSPVWDNSLDSRMTKK encoded by the exons ATGAGTAGCAGCGATTCGGATACGAGGGCGAGAATGAATCTGTCGCAAGAAGTGGACGACTACATCAAAGACACCATTGACCACTCCTTAGGGCTTCCCATCTCAATCGAATCTCTCCAGAAGAAGCTTCTTGCGTCTGAAGAATCACATCTCCGTCTCCGAGATCAATACCTACTTCTCCTTTCCAGATTAAAGGAGAAAGACCAAGTACTAGACAGAGTTAGG TCGGAAGCGAGTTTAAACGCACAGGCGTTGAAGAAGTTCGTGGAGGAGAACCAGAAACTGGCGGAGGAGTGCGGAAACTTGTTGGGCCAGTGTAAGAAATGGGAAAGAGAGTGCTTGCTTTATCATCAAGACCGCGACGCCTTGATGGAGTTCGGGAACGAAGCGGATGAGAGGGCGAGGGAAGCGGAATCTAGGGTTCGTGAATTGGAAGAGGAAGTTGCAAGAATGTCTGAGGAACTGCAAGCTCGTAAACGACACATTGGGATTGAGCAA GTTGACAACTGCTCACCACTAGAAGAAGATTTGCTTGATTCAGTTTTGGGATCACTCATAAGCAAAGATGAAAATATAGTAGGGCGTCTCTTCTTAGAGGCAAACATTCAAGACCAGTCTTGCCAAGCCTTGTTGAGCAAATGGGATCGATTAAAGCCTTCAACGCAAAAGGTTCTGTCTTTAGTCTCAGTGGCAAAGAAATTTGAGAAAGAAAGGGAATGCATCATCCAGAATCTCGCTAAAGCCGAGCAAGAg GCTGAACTTGTGAGCAAGCAGAACCGAAAACTGGATAAAGAAAATCGTAAGCTGTTAAGGCAGCAGCAAAGCCCTCTTGGTTCTTCTGAGAAAAGCCACAAAACCGCATCTGctaag TCAAACAAGAGAAAGTGTCCAAAGATGATGAGCAGCCCAATCGAGAAGATGCTTGAGTTTAGCGGCAGTCCAGAAATTAACAGGAAGCCTCTGTCACCTGTGTGGGATAACTCTTTAGATTCTAGGATGACTAAGAAGTGA